In Blastopirellula sp. J2-11, a single genomic region encodes these proteins:
- a CDS encoding bifunctional serine/threonine-protein kinase/formylglycine-generating enzyme family protein, translating into MATRTESIKRLNPNTPIDHALINAYQLDEICDSFENHWKSGSPPEISQFVSNVSLTSMETLLPDLIRVDVAYRLQRGDRVTLDAYLQQFPNCAETLLSLRRELKANHIEASIPRSLGHYQLLQCIGEGGFGSVWKARDTTLGRVVAIKLLRNALAGPQEQRQFEREAQSLARLQHPNIVTIHEFGYCDGFPFLVSEFIEGTTLSALIKSGKVDPRQAARIALVLADALSHLHAKGVVHRDLKPDNILFDKRGNPLIADFGLAKCVDSDGGTTFVRDGEIVGTLAYMSPEQAQGQTDRVNATTDIYALGVILYEMLTGRKPFPGKGKRVLQEIVATEPREPHRIDRAIAIDLSEICLKCLAKEQAVRYVKAAQLSADLQNFLDGRPVIARQATPLERARRWMQRMRRRTLSSAPSLTATIIIGAILVAGMSWYAMLGATAAESENMVVSLDTMPTGAEVVFYPLDPISQLPQPKAAIYAPNTTPILLDLSPGDYLVVAHVSDDLFHEVYRRVPGKKESPGGFGSPYEHLRWKSISNGHIELPEIQLFSTQKLVQGMAPVEGSEAFLMGSLGESLCPQHQRRMPSFYMDVKEVNVATYRQLSHGNRLPADGRYQAVPDDWAMTLTWDNAVHRAEQLGKRLPSEGEYEYAATLAGSVEFPWQHDMNADLAVLFSPRTQFGPVGTPVQDFVKTDPPIYGLCSNVAEWTMTDISALYPGQQKLSDPAVNMVNTEFTKNKVVRGGDWNVAVKGKAVVNEQARSPRRRLGLASSVLGHGVGFRGVRSASPRLVPDDFESPLPEHDTGSDLSPTSLSSAAKH; encoded by the coding sequence ATGGCAACGCGAACTGAGTCGATAAAACGATTGAATCCCAATACACCCATTGATCATGCGCTTATTAACGCATATCAATTGGACGAAATCTGTGACTCATTCGAAAACCATTGGAAGTCAGGATCTCCGCCTGAAATATCCCAATTTGTCAGCAATGTTTCCCTGACAAGCATGGAAACGTTGCTGCCTGATTTGATTCGAGTCGATGTGGCTTATCGACTGCAGCGAGGCGATCGAGTTACGCTTGATGCCTATCTCCAGCAATTTCCAAATTGTGCTGAGACCTTACTTTCGTTGAGGCGAGAACTGAAGGCCAACCATATCGAGGCCTCGATCCCTAGGAGTCTCGGTCATTATCAGTTGTTGCAATGTATAGGTGAAGGTGGCTTTGGATCGGTCTGGAAGGCCCGGGATACAACACTGGGGCGCGTCGTTGCGATCAAGCTATTGCGAAACGCATTGGCAGGTCCTCAAGAACAGCGCCAGTTTGAAAGAGAAGCCCAATCGCTGGCTAGGTTGCAGCATCCCAATATCGTTACGATCCATGAGTTTGGCTACTGCGATGGGTTCCCCTTTCTCGTATCGGAGTTCATCGAAGGGACCACATTATCGGCGCTTATCAAGTCAGGGAAGGTCGATCCTCGCCAAGCTGCTCGGATTGCCTTGGTGTTGGCAGATGCATTAAGTCACTTGCATGCGAAGGGAGTGGTGCATCGTGATCTAAAGCCGGACAACATTTTGTTCGACAAGAGAGGCAACCCACTGATTGCCGACTTTGGTCTTGCCAAGTGCGTTGATTCTGACGGTGGAACAACGTTCGTTCGCGATGGCGAGATTGTCGGCACCTTGGCCTATATGAGCCCTGAACAAGCGCAAGGCCAAACTGATCGAGTTAATGCAACGACCGATATCTACGCGCTGGGAGTGATTCTCTACGAGATGCTGACCGGGAGGAAACCGTTTCCCGGCAAAGGGAAGCGGGTGCTACAGGAGATCGTGGCGACCGAGCCGCGGGAACCACACCGGATTGACCGAGCCATTGCAATCGATCTGAGTGAAATCTGCTTGAAGTGCTTGGCCAAGGAGCAGGCAGTTCGATATGTGAAAGCGGCGCAGTTGAGCGCCGACTTGCAGAACTTTCTGGATGGTCGCCCGGTAATCGCTCGGCAAGCAACGCCACTGGAAAGGGCGCGACGCTGGATGCAGCGGATGCGCAGACGGACACTCTCAAGTGCGCCTAGTCTCACGGCGACGATCATAATAGGGGCAATCCTGGTAGCGGGCATGTCGTGGTACGCCATGCTCGGAGCAACAGCGGCCGAATCGGAGAATATGGTCGTCTCGCTTGACACCATGCCTACGGGAGCCGAAGTTGTCTTCTATCCTCTGGATCCAATTTCCCAACTGCCGCAGCCAAAAGCGGCTATCTATGCTCCCAATACGACGCCGATTTTACTGGACCTGTCGCCAGGTGATTACCTGGTGGTCGCCCATGTCAGCGACGACCTGTTCCACGAGGTCTATCGGCGAGTACCTGGCAAGAAAGAGTCCCCCGGTGGATTTGGTAGTCCGTACGAACATTTGCGTTGGAAATCGATCTCAAATGGGCATATCGAACTCCCCGAGATTCAGCTGTTCTCAACCCAAAAGCTAGTGCAAGGAATGGCGCCCGTCGAGGGAAGTGAAGCATTCCTGATGGGAAGCCTGGGTGAATCGCTATGCCCTCAACATCAGCGCCGGATGCCCTCCTTTTATATGGATGTGAAAGAAGTGAACGTGGCGACCTATCGTCAGTTGTCCCACGGAAATCGACTTCCTGCCGATGGACGTTACCAGGCAGTTCCGGATGACTGGGCAATGACGTTGACCTGGGACAATGCTGTTCACCGCGCCGAACAACTGGGTAAGCGTTTGCCTAGCGAAGGGGAATACGAGTATGCGGCGACGTTGGCAGGTTCCGTCGAATTTCCCTGGCAACATGATATGAATGCGGATCTCGCCGTATTGTTTTCTCCCCGCACGCAGTTTGGACCAGTAGGAACTCCGGTGCAGGATTTCGTCAAAACGGATCCACCGATCTATGGCCTCTGCTCAAATGTAGCGGAGTGGACGATGACAGACATCTCGGCGTTGTATCCAGGCCAACAGAAGCTCAGCGATCCTGCCGTCAATATGGTGAATACTGAATTTACGAAGAACAAGGTGGTCCGGGGCGGAGACTGGAACGTTGCGGTCAAAGGAAAGGCCGTGGTGAACGAGCAAGCACGCTCACCACGGCGGCGTTTGGGGCTGGCCTCCAGCGTCCTAGGCCATGGCGTAGGTTTCCGAGGAGTACGCAGTGCGAGTCCCAGGTTGGTACCGGACGACTTTGAATCTCCGCTGCCTGAACATGACACCGGATCAGACTTGTCGCCTACTTCTCTTTCATCAGCAGCAAAACACTGA
- a CDS encoding DUF1559 domain-containing protein, with protein MRSNSHVAGFTLVELLVSIAIIGLLVGLLLSAVQQAREASRRTQCSSNLKQVGLALHIYHDANRQFPCGAQRRQGYGLSWLTGLLPQLEQGNVHSLIDQKSINNGLVGFPPPIGSSNGSALEGVVISVYRCPSTTLPELIKIGTLSPNNHLSPSYVGISGASSDDSFPVNRVSVCCVSSPDGQMSADGILIPNAATRMRDATDGTSNVICVGETSNYAFDDAQASYRVDGAYPQSWITGTLAVGTPPNMTNPAGGSNPPPPAFNLTTIRYAPNSRYGQPGIHNGHGANNPLNSLHPGGVQALKLDGSCSFVSEAIELWTLKSLSARDDGEVIANLN; from the coding sequence TAATTCGCATGTCGCCGGTTTTACATTGGTCGAACTATTGGTTTCTATTGCGATCATCGGACTGCTTGTTGGACTGCTTTTGTCTGCGGTCCAGCAAGCCCGCGAGGCAAGCCGTAGAACGCAATGTTCCAGCAATCTGAAGCAGGTAGGGCTAGCTCTACATATATATCACGACGCTAACCGGCAATTTCCTTGCGGCGCCCAGCGACGTCAAGGTTACGGGCTAAGCTGGCTGACGGGTTTGCTTCCTCAACTCGAGCAAGGCAACGTACACAGCTTGATCGACCAGAAGTCAATCAACAACGGACTGGTCGGCTTTCCCCCTCCGATCGGCTCTAGCAATGGGTCGGCTTTAGAAGGAGTGGTGATTTCGGTATATCGCTGCCCTTCCACGACGCTTCCAGAGCTGATCAAGATCGGAACGTTATCACCAAATAACCACCTGTCGCCATCCTATGTGGGCATCTCTGGGGCAAGTTCCGACGATAGTTTTCCAGTTAACCGAGTCAGCGTTTGCTGCGTTTCGTCTCCAGACGGACAGATGTCGGCCGACGGAATCCTGATTCCCAACGCAGCCACACGTATGCGAGATGCTACGGATGGAACTAGTAATGTTATCTGCGTAGGTGAGACATCCAATTATGCCTTCGATGATGCTCAAGCCAGCTATCGTGTCGATGGTGCGTACCCTCAAAGTTGGATAACTGGCACCCTTGCAGTTGGAACGCCCCCGAATATGACCAACCCCGCTGGAGGCAGCAATCCGCCACCGCCGGCCTTCAATCTTACGACCATTCGCTATGCGCCAAATAGTCGTTATGGTCAGCCAGGAATCCACAACGGTCATGGTGCGAACAACCCACTCAACTCGTTGCATCCTGGGGGCGTTCAAGCATTGAAGCTTGACGGTTCGTGTTCCTTCGTCAGTGAGGCCATCGAACTTTGGACTCTCAAGAGTTTATCAGCCCGTGACGATGGAGAAGTCATCGCCAATTTGAATTGA